CAATACCAGAGGGCTTTGGCTGAGTACCAGAGTATCACCCAACTCGATCCGAAAAACCCGGCTGGCTACTATGGGTTAGGATACAGCTATTTTTATCAGGGCCTTTTTGACCAGGCAATTTCAGCCCTGCGAAATGCGCTTCGCCTGAAGCCGGACTACCTGGAAGCCCGCCTTTTGCTGGATAAGGCATTGTCTATAAGGCAGAATTGAGGAAGAAGAGTGATCAGTGGCCAGTGGCCAGTGGTCAGTGATCAGAAGGATGGAAGAAGGATCTCCCGCAGAGACGCAGAGGCGCAGAGAATGACCGAAAATGATATCCTCTGCGTCTCAGCGTCTCTGCGGGAGAAATACCAAGAAGTGTGAATGGGCGGCCTTATGTGGCCGCCCTGTGTGTTCAGGTGGTATTTGAGCTCTTGATTTCATTCTATCGCTACCAGGAGAATGCAAAAGGGCCTTTATAGCTGAAGGGTGAAAGAAAACCGGCATAGCCAAACATTGAAGCTGGATTCAGGCCAAATGCAGCCTGGCTGGAGCTGGAGGAAGAATAAGGGAAGAGGGAAAAGCCAAGCGAAAAGGAAAAGCCGGGCGAAGAAATAAAGCCATAGCTCAGGGGAGAGTAAAAACCAAAGCTTCCCGTGGAAGAATAGCTGGAGCTGTAGGGTAGGGAGTATCTTGGTCCTTCGCTGCCTGGCCATCCTGCAACAGTTCCCGTGCTGCCGGTCAATACTCCAATAGGACTGCCGGTCAATGCTCCAATGGCAGTTCCGCCGCTGCCTGTGCCTCCTCCCGTGGCAGCGGGAAGGGCTGTTGACCAGAAGGAGGAATTAGCCTGATTTCCCGCAGACGGGCTCTTTACCGTTAGAGTAGATGTCTGTGAATCCTCACCTCCCTGCACGTTCAGAATGTGTCCGCTGCATGGCCCTTCACCCTCCCGTGCTCCAATGTCCGGGCTTCGGCCAGTAAAATCGTCATTCACGCCGCGAATTCGCTCGGCAGCATCGATACAGGGGGATCCAGTCCGAAGGTAATAGCCTTCAGTCAGGTCAGGGTCCTGCACGATTGCCCGATTACCGATAGTTCCCCCATCTACGATCCCAAAGAAGCAGTTGGTCGAGGCGGTCACGTCAGCCTCAGCCGTGACCCTTCCCTGATTGTCGTAGGTGATCTCCCGGGTGATTCCCTTTGGCAGGCAGAGGAAAATGTTATTTCGCACATCGGCTGTGCTGCTGGCATCGACAAACAGGCCATCGCCGGGACCATGATTGCCTGGCCCCGCCCCCCCGGTGGCATTGCCGATGATGGTATTATGGTAAATACGGCCGGAAGATTCGTTGACCAGCCTGATCTGATTGTGATACCCTGCCGGATCGTGCAGCAGGTTGCGGATAAGGTCAAGATCGCTGTGATCAATGGTTATCTGGCCGCCTCCGGCAAAAGCATTTTTCGAGAATTCGCACTGCTCGATACTTCCGGTGGAATTGCTGATCATCAGGCCCCAGTGAGGGCTGTTTTGGACAGTGACCCCGTGCAGATGTATCTCACAGCCATCGATCACCAAACTGGCAGTGGCATCTGCGCCGTTAGTATCAAAAAGAGTGTCACGGACAGTGATATTTGCCCCTTTGCTGGCAACCAGCCCCGGCTTGGCGCTTTTTTGGACCGTACATCCCGACATGGTGAGAATGGTACCGCTGTCGCTGGCCATGATATTGGGAGAGCCTGTGGTTGTAGTCAGTTTGCAGCCGGTTGCCGTAACTTTTGCCCCGGCCTGAACAGTCAGATTCGGCCCGTATTGGCACTGACTGCTGTCATTGATGGTGCAGTTTTCCAGCGTTACCGAGGTTCCGGAATCGAA
This bacterium DNA region includes the following protein-coding sequences:
- a CDS encoding right-handed parallel beta-helix repeat-containing protein, which translates into the protein GECGAGIGADETGGFDPKTGKIVYHLIEGNYVNGAANAAIGCRSGDQNAGYVTIINNEVTGGGRNGLGSGIGMNGAHASKISSNRTYANHEAGIGLRNGASCDLISGNTAYENNAAGIGLCEGAKVTEISSNEIRDNGAAGIGHDGSKGSVVVEVEHGNRISGNGGAGIGIVSSRVTEIRSNLIENNSAPGITLIAGSTAGLILGNTLDHNGASCHAGISVQDGSSATIKDTTISFSGAVGIGIFDSGTSVTLENCTINDSSQCQYGPNLTVQAGAKVTATGCKLTTTTGSPNIMASDSGTILTMSGCTVQKSAKPGLVASKGANITVRDTLFDTNGADATASLVIDGCEIHLHGVTVQNSPHWGLMISNSTGSIEQCEFSKNAFAGGGQITIDHSDLDLIRNLLHDPAGYHNQIRLVNESSGRIYHNTIIGNATGGAGPGNHGPGDGLFVDASSTADVRNNIFLCLPKGITREITYDNQGRVTAEADVTASTNCFFGIVDGGTIGNRAIVQDPDLTEGYYLRTGSPCIDAAERIRGVNDDFTGRSPDIGAREGEGPCSGHILNVQGGEDSQTSTLTVKSPSAGNQANSSFWSTALPAATGGGTGSGGTAIGALTGSPIGVLTGSTGTVAGWPGSEGPRYSLPYSSSYSSTGSFGFYSPLSYGFISSPGFSFSLGFSLFPYSSSSSSQAAFGLNPASMFGYAGFLSPFSYKGPFAFSW